A window of the Leishmania mexicana MHOM/GT/2001/U1103 complete genome, chromosome 29 genome harbors these coding sequences:
- a CDS encoding putative ATP synthase, epsilon chain, with translation MFRFCGRRLVARTLPLLADHPELPEAFEFMEHKVVDKDIHSAYDNMETLRLTVTRQDEFLFKEAPVKCVTIVGVNGECGVYPGHAYEITQLTPAPLTVEMPDGTVKKFFTSGGFAHINNEGSCDINCVECIPLTELDVDAAEKALAQQQSALTSAHDDKAKAVIEIRIGVLESVIQSLKHA, from the coding sequence ATGTTCCGCTTCTGTGGCCGTCGCCTGGTGGCGCGTACGCTGCCCTTGCTTGCCGATCACCCAGAGCTGCCGGAGGCATTCGAGTTCATGGAGCACAAGGTTGTGGATAAGGATATCCACTCCGCCTACGACAACATGGAAACACTGCGTCTCACCGTCACCCGCCAGGACGAGTTCCTCTTCAAGGAGGCGCCGGTGAAGTGCGTCACAATCGTGGGCGTCAACGGCGAGTGCGGTGTGTACCCCGGCCACGCGTACGAAATCACGCAGCTTACCcccgcgccgctgacggtAGAGATGCCGGATGGCACGGTGAAGAAGTTCTTCACGAGTGGCGGTTTTGCTCACATCAACAACGAAGGTTCCTGCGATATTAACTGCGTGGAGTGCATCCCGCTCACGGAGCTCGACGTCGATGCCGCGGAGAaggcgctcgcgcagcagcaatcGGCTTTGACTAGCGCCCATGATGACAAGGCGAAGGCGGTAATTGAGATTCGGATTGGCGTGCTCGAGTCGGTCATCCAGAGCCTCAAGCACGCGTAA
- a CDS encoding 40S ribosomal protein S14 yields MSKKQEVKAYGPNVKKGDLVYGVVHIFASFNDTFVHVTDTSGRETYVKVTGGMKVKADRDESSPYAAMMAAQDVVARCKECGINALHVKMRAVGGVRTKSPGPGAQAALRALARAGMKIGRIEDVTPIPTDSTRRKGSRRGRRL; encoded by the coding sequence ATGTCCAAGAAGCAGGAAGTTAAGGCGTACGGCCCGAACGTGAAGAAGGGCGACCTCGTTTACGGCGTCGTGCACATCTTCGCATCCTTCAATGACACGTTTGTGCACGTGACGGACACGTCCGGCCGCGAAACGTACGTGAAGGTTACCGGCGGTATGAAGGTGAAGGCCGATCGCGATGAGTCTTCCCCCTACGCTGCGATGATGGCCGCCCAGGACGTTGTGGCGCGCTGCAAGGAGTGCGGAATCAACGCCCTGCATGTCAAGATGCGCGCCGTTGGTGGTGTGCGCACCAAGTCGCCGGGCCCTGGCGCCCAGGCCGCCCTCCGCGCGCTCGCCCGCGCTGGGATGAAGATTGGCCGCATCGAGGATGTCACCCCGATCCCGACCGACTCCACCCGCCGCAAGGGCTcccgccgtggccgccgcctgtAA